In Prunus dulcis chromosome 1, ALMONDv2, whole genome shotgun sequence, the following are encoded in one genomic region:
- the LOC117614622 gene encoding uncharacterized protein LOC117614622 isoform X1: MTTVVPSHFQSLGLPKQFPVRSYCSRALTCQNATRIVEFCNTQRKLFTSPHKTGHARLSRLIYAAGSGLEASIADVEGNLITLKTAKIVIESQEDNKIQVRVDLTGDDTEKVFDKVLTNLARTAPPVPGFRRQKGGKTSKVPKSFLLDILGKERVTKFVIQEIISSTMGDYVKKENLNVKENKINTTQTAEELKLLFKPGTEFGFNAILELENSEIETPS; this comes from the exons ATGACAACAGTAGTACCCTCTCATTTCCAGTCCCTTGGGCTTCCCAAA CAGTTCCCTGTTAGAAGCTACTGCAGTCGTGCTCTTACATGTCAAAACGCTACAAGGATTGTTGAGTTCTGCAACACACAACGCAAGCTGTTTACGAG TCCGCATAAGACGGGTCATGCTCGTTTATCCAGGCTGATATATGCAGCTGGTTCAG GTTTAGAGGCATCTATTGCAGATGTAGAAGGCAATCTCATAACATTGAAAACCGCCAAGATTGTCATAGAGTCCCAAGAAGATAATAAGATACAA GTTAGAGTAGACTTGACTGGGGATGACACAGAAAAAGTTTTTGATAAGGTTTTGACAAACTTGGCACGCACAGCACCACCAGTTCCGGGATTTCGCAGACAAAAAGGAG GAAAAACATCAAAG GTCCCAAAAAGCTTTCTCTTGGATATACTTGGTAAGGAGCGTGTCACAAAGTTTGTCATACAAGAAATAATAAGCTCTACCATGGGTGATTATGTAAAGAAG GAAAACTTGAATgtgaaggaaaacaaaatcaacacTACTCAAACAGCAGAAGAACTCAAACTCTTGTTTAAACCAGGAACTGAATTTGGATTCAATGCTATCCTTGAGCTCGAAAATTCAGAAATTGAGACACCAAGTTGA
- the LOC117614622 gene encoding uncharacterized protein LOC117614622 isoform X2 gives MTTVVPSHFQSLGLPKFPVRSYCSRALTCQNATRIVEFCNTQRKLFTSPHKTGHARLSRLIYAAGSGLEASIADVEGNLITLKTAKIVIESQEDNKIQVRVDLTGDDTEKVFDKVLTNLARTAPPVPGFRRQKGGKTSKVPKSFLLDILGKERVTKFVIQEIISSTMGDYVKKENLNVKENKINTTQTAEELKLLFKPGTEFGFNAILELENSEIETPS, from the exons ATGACAACAGTAGTACCCTCTCATTTCCAGTCCCTTGGGCTTCCCAAA TTCCCTGTTAGAAGCTACTGCAGTCGTGCTCTTACATGTCAAAACGCTACAAGGATTGTTGAGTTCTGCAACACACAACGCAAGCTGTTTACGAG TCCGCATAAGACGGGTCATGCTCGTTTATCCAGGCTGATATATGCAGCTGGTTCAG GTTTAGAGGCATCTATTGCAGATGTAGAAGGCAATCTCATAACATTGAAAACCGCCAAGATTGTCATAGAGTCCCAAGAAGATAATAAGATACAA GTTAGAGTAGACTTGACTGGGGATGACACAGAAAAAGTTTTTGATAAGGTTTTGACAAACTTGGCACGCACAGCACCACCAGTTCCGGGATTTCGCAGACAAAAAGGAG GAAAAACATCAAAG GTCCCAAAAAGCTTTCTCTTGGATATACTTGGTAAGGAGCGTGTCACAAAGTTTGTCATACAAGAAATAATAAGCTCTACCATGGGTGATTATGTAAAGAAG GAAAACTTGAATgtgaaggaaaacaaaatcaacacTACTCAAACAGCAGAAGAACTCAAACTCTTGTTTAAACCAGGAACTGAATTTGGATTCAATGCTATCCTTGAGCTCGAAAATTCAGAAATTGAGACACCAAGTTGA
- the LOC117627274 gene encoding PHD finger protein Alfin1 isoform X2 yields MEGNPHPVPRTVEEVFSDFRGRRAGLIKALTSDVQKFYQECDPEKENLCLYGLPNEAWEVNLPVEEVPPELPEPALGINFARDGMQEKDWLSLVAVHSDSWLLAVAFYFGARFGFGKNERKRLFQMINDLPTIFEVVTGNAKQPKDQSAPHNNSSKNKSSGKVSRQSELPQSKGVKMSPLPKEEEESGEEEEEDDEQGATCGACGDNYGADEFWICCDVCERWFHGKCVKITPAKAEHIKQYKCPGCSSKRARV; encoded by the exons ATGGAGGGCAATCCGCACCCAGTACCTCGAACAGTGGAGGAAGTCTTCAGCGACTTCAGAGGCAGACGCGCCGGCTTGATTAAGGCCCTCACCAGTG ACGTTCAGAAATTTTATCAAGAGTGCGATCCTG AGAAGGAGAATCTGTGTCTGTATGGACTGCCAAATGAGGCATGGGAAGTTAACCTGCCTGTTGAGGAGGTGCCTCCTGAGCTTCCCGAGCCAGCATTAGGCATAAACTTTGCTAGGGATGGGATGCAGGAGAAGGACTGGCTATCGCTGGTTGCAGTTCATAGCGATTCATGGTTGCTTGCAGTTGCATTTTACTTTGGTGCACGATTTGGGTTTGGTAAGAATGAAAG GAAAAGGCTTTTTCAGATGATAAACGATCTCCCCACCATATTTGAAGTTGTGACAGGAAATGCTAAGCAACCAAAAGACCAGTCTGCTCCTCACAACAACAGTAGCAAGAACAAATCTAGTGGAAAGGTG TCTCGGCAGTCTGAGCTCCCCCAAAGCAAAGGAGTAAAGATGTCTCCGCTGCCcaaagaagaggaggaaagcggagaagaagaagaagaagatgatgaacaaGGTGCGACTTGCGGGGCATGTGGAGACAACTATGGCGCTGATGAGTTCTGGATTTGCTGTGATGTGTGTGAGAGATGGTTCCATGGAAAATGTGTAAAGATTACACCCGCAAAGGCTGAGCATATCAAGCAGTACAAGTGCCCAGGTTGCAGTAGCAAAAGGGCTAGAGTTTAA
- the LOC117627274 gene encoding PHD finger protein Alfin1 isoform X3 produces the protein MEGNPHPVPRTVEEVFSDFRGRRAGLIKALTSDVQKFYQECDPEKENLCLYGLPNEAWEVNLPVEEVPPELPEPALGINFARDGMQEKDWLSLVAVHSDSWLLAVAFYFGARFGFGKNERKRLFQMINDLPTIFEVVTGNAKQPKDQSAPHNNSSKNKSSGKSRQSELPQSKGVKMSPLPKEEEESGEEEEEDDEQGATCGACGDNYGADEFWICCDVCERWFHGKCVKITPAKAEHIKQYKCPGCSSKRARV, from the exons ATGGAGGGCAATCCGCACCCAGTACCTCGAACAGTGGAGGAAGTCTTCAGCGACTTCAGAGGCAGACGCGCCGGCTTGATTAAGGCCCTCACCAGTG ACGTTCAGAAATTTTATCAAGAGTGCGATCCTG AGAAGGAGAATCTGTGTCTGTATGGACTGCCAAATGAGGCATGGGAAGTTAACCTGCCTGTTGAGGAGGTGCCTCCTGAGCTTCCCGAGCCAGCATTAGGCATAAACTTTGCTAGGGATGGGATGCAGGAGAAGGACTGGCTATCGCTGGTTGCAGTTCATAGCGATTCATGGTTGCTTGCAGTTGCATTTTACTTTGGTGCACGATTTGGGTTTGGTAAGAATGAAAG GAAAAGGCTTTTTCAGATGATAAACGATCTCCCCACCATATTTGAAGTTGTGACAGGAAATGCTAAGCAACCAAAAGACCAGTCTGCTCCTCACAACAACAGTAGCAAGAACAAATCTAGTGGAAAG TCTCGGCAGTCTGAGCTCCCCCAAAGCAAAGGAGTAAAGATGTCTCCGCTGCCcaaagaagaggaggaaagcggagaagaagaagaagaagatgatgaacaaGGTGCGACTTGCGGGGCATGTGGAGACAACTATGGCGCTGATGAGTTCTGGATTTGCTGTGATGTGTGTGAGAGATGGTTCCATGGAAAATGTGTAAAGATTACACCCGCAAAGGCTGAGCATATCAAGCAGTACAAGTGCCCAGGTTGCAGTAGCAAAAGGGCTAGAGTTTAA
- the LOC117627274 gene encoding PHD finger protein Alfin1 isoform X1 has protein sequence MEGNPHPVPRTVEEVFSDFRGRRAGLIKALTSDVQKFYQECDPEKENLCLYGLPNEAWEVNLPVEEVPPELPEPALGINFARDGMQEKDWLSLVAVHSDSWLLAVAFYFGARFGFGKNERKRLFQMINDLPTIFEVVTGNAKQPKDQSAPHNNSSKNKSSGKVQSRQSELPQSKGVKMSPLPKEEEESGEEEEEDDEQGATCGACGDNYGADEFWICCDVCERWFHGKCVKITPAKAEHIKQYKCPGCSSKRARV, from the exons ATGGAGGGCAATCCGCACCCAGTACCTCGAACAGTGGAGGAAGTCTTCAGCGACTTCAGAGGCAGACGCGCCGGCTTGATTAAGGCCCTCACCAGTG ACGTTCAGAAATTTTATCAAGAGTGCGATCCTG AGAAGGAGAATCTGTGTCTGTATGGACTGCCAAATGAGGCATGGGAAGTTAACCTGCCTGTTGAGGAGGTGCCTCCTGAGCTTCCCGAGCCAGCATTAGGCATAAACTTTGCTAGGGATGGGATGCAGGAGAAGGACTGGCTATCGCTGGTTGCAGTTCATAGCGATTCATGGTTGCTTGCAGTTGCATTTTACTTTGGTGCACGATTTGGGTTTGGTAAGAATGAAAG GAAAAGGCTTTTTCAGATGATAAACGATCTCCCCACCATATTTGAAGTTGTGACAGGAAATGCTAAGCAACCAAAAGACCAGTCTGCTCCTCACAACAACAGTAGCAAGAACAAATCTAGTGGAAAGGTG CAGTCTCGGCAGTCTGAGCTCCCCCAAAGCAAAGGAGTAAAGATGTCTCCGCTGCCcaaagaagaggaggaaagcggagaagaagaagaagaagatgatgaacaaGGTGCGACTTGCGGGGCATGTGGAGACAACTATGGCGCTGATGAGTTCTGGATTTGCTGTGATGTGTGTGAGAGATGGTTCCATGGAAAATGTGTAAAGATTACACCCGCAAAGGCTGAGCATATCAAGCAGTACAAGTGCCCAGGTTGCAGTAGCAAAAGGGCTAGAGTTTAA
- the LOC117614447 gene encoding LOW QUALITY PROTEIN: NAC domain-containing protein 35 (The sequence of the model RefSeq protein was modified relative to this genomic sequence to represent the inferred CDS: inserted 1 base in 1 codon) produces the protein MAIAATTSSSSTMSVNDESNKADHDHDHHHDGGGDDDDEHEHDMVMPGFRFHPTEEELVEFYLRRKVEGKRFNVELITFLDLYRYDPWELPAMAAIGEKEWFFYVPRDRKYRNGDRPNRVTTSGYWKATGADRMIRSENFRSIGLKKTLVFYSGKAPKGIRTSWIMNEYRLPHHETERYQKGEISLCRVYKRAGVEDHPSLPRSLPASKASTSRSSVLVAPSTTISSDNKKQHNTSTNINNNNINTVHSIMEKLQAFNEGQSQQFHLDHEHQVDQKMSVEPEGSSGNSDVTTVLGLSKRNAYHHNNIGQAHHHPLDQEEGMAAFLHQSNSKQAAANCFSLIPTSTNSSASLFTAGSSSVSSSNMNAIDDLHRLLTYQHVQQQAAAASSHHQQQHVHHHVVQYYDDAHHHPQPNNLFSTFPXAVQSAIPPQQLAPNALPTAFSDRLWDWNPISDPNRPDYNNPFK, from the exons ATGGCAATTGCAGCAAcaacctcatcatcatcaactaTGAGCGTTAACGACGAATCCAACAAGGCCgatcatgatcatgatcatcatcatgatggtggtggtgatgatgatgatgagcaTGAGCACGACATGGTGATGCCGGGCTTTCGCTTCCACCCTACTGAGGAAGAACTCGTAGAGTTCTACCTTCGCCGTAAGGTTGAGGGCAAGCGCTTCAACGTTGAGCTCATTACTTTTCTTGATCTTTATCGCTATGACCCTTGGGAGCTTCCAG CCATGGCAGCAATTGGAGAAAAGGAATGGTTCTTTTATGTGCCAAGAGACCGCAAGTACCGCAACGGGGATAGGCCTAACCGGGTGACTACTTCTGGGTACTGGAAGGCCACCGGAGCCGACCGCATGATCAGAAGCGAGAACTTCCGCTCAATTGGGCTCAAGAAAACCCTAGTCTTTTACTCTGGGAAAGCTCCCAAAGGCATCCGAACTAGCTGGATCATGAACGAGTATCGCTTGCCGCATCATGAAACTGAACGATATCAAAAg GGAGAAATATCTCTATGTCGAGTGTACAAGAGAGCTGGAGTTGAAGACCACCCATCGCTCCCTCGTTCCCTCCCGGCCTCCAAAGCATCCACATCGAGATCATCGGTACTTGTGGCTCCATCCACGACCATATCATCAGACAACAAAAAGCAGCACAAtactagcactaatattaataacaataatattaaCACAGTTCATAGTATCATGGAGAAACTCCAAGCTTTTAATGAAGGCCAATCACAGCAATTTCATCTGGATCATGAGCATCAGGTGGATCAAAAGATGAGCGTCGAGCCTGAAGGAAGCAGCGGAAATTCAGATGTCACAACAGTTCTTGGGCTTTCCAAGCGTAACGCCTACCACCACAACAACATTGGACAAGCTCATCATCATCCACTTGATCAGGAAGAAGGGATGGCGGCCTTCTTGCACCAATCAAACTCAAAGCAAGCAGCGGCTAATTGCTTTTCACTGATCCCCACTAGTACTAATTCATCTGCAAGTCTCTTCACCGCGGGTTCTTCTTCTGTTTCGTCCTCCAATATGAATGCAATTGATGATCTTCATAGACTTTTGACCTACCAACATGTACAGCAGCAGGCTGCTGCAGCTTCCAGTCATCACCAACAACAACATGTACATCATCATGTGGTACAATACTATGATGATGCTCATCATCATCCCCAACCCAACAACCTTTTCTCCACTTTCC TAGCTGTACAATCAGCTATACCGCCGCAGCAGCTGGCCCCCAACGCACTTCCAACTGCTTTCTCCGACCGCCTATGGGACTGGAATCCAATCTCAGATCCAAACCGGCCGGACTACAACAATCCATTCAAGTAA